A stretch of the Synechocystis sp. PCC 7338 genome encodes the following:
- a CDS encoding AbrB/MazE/SpoVT family DNA-binding domain-containing protein, whose amino-acid sequence MTNVTVSQKGQVVIPIEIRKRLGIKPGCKLSFSLDGESIRVELQRPQSHTDIDEGFGMLVCPPTKPRFLKDFDVAQAMQEQHDRG is encoded by the coding sequence ATGACGAATGTAACAGTTTCCCAGAAAGGACAAGTGGTGATTCCCATTGAGATCCGCAAGCGACTAGGCATCAAACCCGGTTGTAAACTTTCCTTCTCCTTAGATGGTGAAAGTATTCGTGTAGAACTTCAGCGTCCCCAATCTCATACTGATATAGATGAGGGATTTGGGATGTTGGTTTGTCCACCGACAAAACCCAGATTTCTCAAAGATTTTGACGTTGCCCAAGCGATGCAGGAACAACATGATCGGGGTTGA
- a CDS encoding DUF29 family protein: protein MNTINTLYEQNYCLWLQETYQLLDQAHFEQLDLEHLKEEIISLGNEQRRKMDS, encoded by the coding sequence ATGAATACTATCAATACACTCTACGAACAGAATTATTGTCTTTGGCTCCAGGAAACTTACCAACTGCTAGACCAGGCTCACTTTGAGCAACTGGATTTGGAGCATTTAAAGGAGGAGATTATCAGCTTGGGCAATGAACAAAGACGTAAGATGGATAGTTAG
- a CDS encoding DUF29 family protein yields MYNYFLEEIEKIYQKARRQAVRKSELSAGLFPESCPFSANELLNPEFFPD; encoded by the coding sequence TTGTACAATTACTTCCTAGAGGAGATTGAAAAGATTTATCAAAAAGCAAGACGCCAGGCCGTGAGAAAGAGTGAATTATCTGCGGGTCTCTTTCCTGAAAGTTGTCCATTTTCTGCGAATGAGTTACTAAATCCAGAGTTTTTTCCTGATTAA
- a CDS encoding type II toxin-antitoxin system HicB family antitoxin has translation MNIKAIIHGAEEGGYWAGIPIFSGCYTQGETMEEVMANLKKVISLYLEVKPEKISQADKIVELIL, from the coding sequence ATGAATATTAAAGCAATTATCCATGGGGCAGAAGAGGGCGGTTACTGGGCTGGGATTCCGATTTTTTCGGGCTGCTATACCCAAGGTGAGACAATGGAGGAGGTTATGGCAAACCTGAAGAAAGTCATCAGTCTTTATCTGGAGGTTAAACCAGAAAAAATTAGTCAAGCCGACAAAATAGTTGAATTGATTCTATAA
- a CDS encoding Uma2 family endonuclease translates to MATVLDLQPIVSLDRGQFYQLCQNNPDLILERDPEGKLIIMSPVGGESGAQEASLIFKVSLWNHQNQLGIVFSSSTIFSLPQGGDRSPDVAWISRNNWEKLAPAEREGFPPICPDFVIELRSKSDRLKPLQDKMLEYLKSGLQLGWLINRQQKQVETYRQNQPMEIINFPVKLSGEDFLPGFSLSLD, encoded by the coding sequence ATGGCTACAGTTCTAGACCTTCAGCCAATTGTTTCATTAGATCGAGGTCAATTTTATCAGCTTTGTCAAAATAATCCTGACCTCATCTTAGAAAGAGACCCCGAGGGAAAGCTTATTATTATGTCCCCAGTTGGCGGTGAAAGTGGTGCCCAAGAAGCGAGCCTTATTTTCAAGGTATCTCTCTGGAATCATCAAAATCAACTCGGCATTGTCTTTAGCTCTTCGACAATCTTTAGCTTGCCCCAAGGTGGCGATCGCTCTCCTGATGTCGCTTGGATCTCCCGAAATAATTGGGAAAAACTAGCCCCAGCAGAACGGGAGGGTTTTCCCCCAATTTGTCCTGATTTTGTGATTGAACTCAGATCAAAAAGCGATCGCCTTAAGCCTTTACAAGACAAAATGCTAGAGTACCTAAAATCTGGTTTACAACTAGGCTGGCTAATCAATCGACAACAAAAGCAAGTGGAAACATATCGTCAAAATCAACCCATGGAAATAATCAATTTCCCCGTAAAATTATCCGGAGAGGATTTTTTGCCTGGATTTAGCCTTTCTCTAGACTAG
- a CDS encoding PD-(D/E)XK nuclease family protein, which translates to MTKAEIKDLIQKELPQLLAQDPLVRDFVLRTVSEYYAPRTEFDQRFNRVLDELQRDREEQRQKWEENTQRLDRIEAQNSATLAEIQKANRRYESTIGALGSRWGLHSEASFRNGLKAILEESFGGEVLNLNEFDDEDMVFGRPDQVEIDLIIKNDTVIVCEIKSSISKPEMYSFDRKVAFYQQRHQSSVSRKMVISPMVDDRARPVAEALGIEIYSYADTVENL; encoded by the coding sequence ATGACTAAGGCTGAAATCAAAGACCTGATCCAAAAAGAACTGCCCCAACTCCTCGCCCAAGACCCTCTAGTGCGGGATTTTGTTCTGCGCACCGTCTCCGAATACTACGCTCCCCGTACAGAATTTGACCAACGCTTTAACCGTGTTCTGGACGAATTGCAACGCGATCGGGAGGAGCAACGGCAGAAATGGGAGGAAAACACCCAACGCCTAGACAGAATAGAAGCCCAGAACAGTGCGACCTTAGCAGAAATCCAAAAAGCTAACCGTCGCTATGAAAGCACCATTGGCGCCTTGGGGTCTCGGTGGGGTCTGCACTCGGAGGCTAGCTTCCGCAATGGCCTCAAGGCAATTTTAGAGGAGTCTTTTGGGGGGGAAGTGCTAAACCTCAATGAATTTGATGACGAGGATATGGTGTTTGGCCGTCCTGACCAGGTGGAAATTGATCTAATTATCAAAAATGACACTGTGATTGTCTGTGAGATTAAATCCTCTATCAGTAAGCCGGAAATGTACAGTTTTGACCGCAAAGTTGCGTTTTATCAGCAACGCCACCAGAGCTCCGTAAGTCGTAAGATGGTCATCTCCCCCATGGTGGATGATCGAGCTAGACCTGTGGCAGAGGCTCTAGGTATTGAAATTTATAGTTATGCTGATACTGTGGAAAATCTTTAA
- a CDS encoding DUF29 domain-containing protein: MRELSRDVSVDNGEEGIEVDLLVVDTTQAVAIKQYQPERQGNSRQATIREQRRQIDRLLHKNSGLKGRWQEAWLDGRDLAIRETGLDESILPETPCFNAEQVRDEGYWP, from the coding sequence GTGCGGGAATTATCCCGGGATGTTTCCGTTGATAATGGCGAAGAAGGCATCGAGGTAGACTTATTGGTGGTAGACACTACCCAGGCTGTGGCGATCAAGCAGTATCAACCAGAACGTCAGGGCAATTCTCGGCAAGCGACGATTCGGGAACAACGGCGTCAGATTGACCGTTTGCTACACAAAAATTCAGGTCTAAAGGGTCGCTGGCAGGAAGCTTGGTTAGATGGGCGGGATTTGGCGATCCGGGAAACGGGGCTGGATGAATCTATTCTTCCAGAAACGCCCTGTTTTAATGCTGAACAGGTTCGAGATGAAGGTTATTGGCCTTAA
- a CDS encoding nucleotidyltransferase family protein, giving the protein MVSLNQVRQYLKHKNDKQRCERLALWETAQEDTKNIVAMIIENYHPQGIIQWGSLLEPRHFSEASDIDLAIVGLDSASFMKLLAEAEEMTQFPLDLLQFERIHPSFQKIIAMKGRVIYEQ; this is encoded by the coding sequence ATGGTTAGCCTTAACCAGGTTAGACAATATCTCAAGCATAAAAATGACAAGCAAAGATGCGAACGTTTAGCTTTATGGGAGACAGCCCAAGAAGACACAAAAAATATTGTGGCAATGATCATTGAAAACTATCATCCCCAAGGCATTATTCAATGGGGGTCACTTTTGGAACCAAGGCATTTTTCTGAGGCATCTGATATTGATCTCGCTATTGTTGGGCTAGATTCAGCTTCATTTATGAAACTGCTAGCAGAAGCGGAAGAAATGACTCAATTTCCCCTGGACTTGCTACAATTTGAGCGCATCCATCCATCTTTTCAGAAAATAATCGCAATGAAGGGGAGGGTTATTTATGAACAATGA
- a CDS encoding PD-(D/E)XK nuclease family protein encodes MQQSEVISLIQQELPKLIAQEPLVRDFVLRTVSEYYAGKQETESKFDRILAELQRDREEQAHKWNEQNRKWDEQNHKWNEQNRKWDEQLAEIRRLDKRFDSTIGALGSRWGLYSEASFRNALKGILGESFGVEVINLTLYDQEGDVFGRPDQVEIDLIIKNGLTIACEIKSSIDKAGMYSFGRKADFYAKRENREINRKIVISPMVDNRALPVAEALGIEIYSYADAVEGL; translated from the coding sequence ATGCAACAGTCGGAAGTCATTAGCCTCATTCAGCAAGAACTCCCCAAACTCATTGCCCAAGAGCCTTTGGTGAGAGACTTTGTCCTGCGTACCGTTTCCGAATATTACGCTGGTAAACAAGAAACAGAAAGTAAATTTGACCGTATCCTGGCAGAGCTACAACGAGATCGCGAGGAACAAGCCCATAAATGGAACGAACAGAACCGTAAATGGGATGAACAGAACCATAAATGGAACGAACAGAACCGTAAATGGGATGAACAGTTGGCGGAGATTCGGCGGCTGGATAAACGCTTTGATAGTACAATTGGGGCTTTAGGTTCCCGTTGGGGGCTATACTCCGAAGCCAGTTTCCGTAATGCCCTCAAGGGAATTTTAGGAGAATCCTTTGGCGTGGAAGTGATTAATCTGACCCTATACGACCAGGAAGGGGATGTCTTTGGCCGCCCTGACCAAGTTGAAATTGATCTGATTATTAAAAATGGCCTGACCATTGCCTGCGAAATAAAATCCTCTATTGATAAAGCTGGTATGTATAGCTTTGGGCGCAAGGCAGACTTCTATGCAAAGCGTGAAAATCGAGAAATTAATCGTAAAATTGTGATTTCGCCGATGGTGGATAACCGCGCCTTACCTGTGGCTGAAGCCCTGGGAATTGAAATCTATAGCTATGCAGACGCAGTGGAGGGTCTTTAG